In the Deinococcus ficus genome, one interval contains:
- the metG gene encoding methionine--tRNA ligase has product MPDQSKDFYLTTAIDYANGAPHIGHVYEKILADAIARYQRLAGRQVTFVMGTDEHGEKISKAAAKSGLTPQALVDDLSIRAFKSLWDRLDIGYTDFIRTTDGRHKRFVQDILQRVYDAGDIYFAEYEGLYSVGAERYVTEKELVEGPDGIRRFPGDKDPPELRREANYFFRMDKYQGWLLDTLKANPELIQPAGYRNEVLEMLKEDIGPLSISRPKNRVPWGIELPWDPDHVTYVWFDALLSYLTPLVSRGEQPEDVSGKNWHVIGKDILKPHAVFWPTMLRAAGLPMYRRLVVHSHILAEDGRKMGKSLGNAIDPEKLVGEYPIDAIRYAMLREATLSADSPFGEGILVSRLNSDLANDLGNLLSRTVSMIQKYRGGAIPAAGEKTDRDREVEAAAVALPAQVLKLVDDLKVNMAIEAAMNFVRDLNRYIAESAPWNLAKSDETQARLDTVLYTAAEGLRVASVALEAVIPGKARELRAQLGLGGATYTLTGAWGLTPAGTQVQGGAILFPKPEPKAAPDPVSPAPPQPKKEKVKVNDAPTPAAPPAAPAPDAQPQDDLISIDDFARIDLRIAEVVACEAVEKADKLLKLTVKLGEETRTVVSGIRKWFEPEQLVGRKVVLVANLKPAKLRGIQSQGMILAAEDEHGNLDLVGTGLDLPSGTKVR; this is encoded by the coding sequence ATGCCAGACCAGAGCAAAGACTTTTACCTGACCACCGCCATCGACTACGCGAACGGTGCGCCGCACATCGGGCACGTGTACGAGAAGATCCTCGCGGACGCCATCGCCCGCTACCAGCGCCTCGCGGGGCGCCAGGTGACCTTCGTGATGGGCACCGACGAGCACGGCGAGAAGATCAGCAAGGCCGCCGCCAAGTCCGGCCTGACCCCCCAGGCGCTCGTGGACGACCTGAGCATCCGCGCCTTCAAGAGCCTCTGGGACCGCCTGGACATCGGGTACACCGACTTCATCCGCACCACCGACGGCCGCCACAAGCGCTTCGTGCAGGACATCCTCCAACGCGTGTACGACGCCGGCGACATCTACTTCGCCGAGTACGAGGGCCTGTACTCGGTGGGGGCCGAGCGGTACGTCACCGAAAAGGAACTCGTGGAAGGCCCGGACGGCATCCGCCGCTTCCCCGGCGACAAGGACCCCCCGGAACTGCGCCGCGAAGCGAACTACTTCTTCCGCATGGACAAGTACCAGGGCTGGCTGCTCGACACCCTCAAGGCCAACCCAGAGCTGATCCAGCCGGCCGGGTACCGCAACGAGGTGCTGGAAATGCTGAAGGAGGACATCGGCCCCCTCAGCATCAGCCGCCCCAAAAACCGCGTGCCGTGGGGCATCGAACTGCCCTGGGACCCGGACCACGTCACGTACGTGTGGTTCGACGCGCTGCTCAGCTACCTCACGCCGCTCGTCAGCCGCGGCGAGCAGCCCGAGGACGTCAGCGGCAAGAACTGGCACGTGATCGGCAAGGACATCCTCAAACCCCACGCGGTGTTCTGGCCGACCATGCTGCGCGCCGCCGGGCTGCCCATGTACCGCCGGCTGGTCGTGCACAGCCACATCCTCGCCGAGGACGGCCGCAAGATGGGCAAATCGCTCGGCAACGCCATCGACCCCGAGAAACTCGTCGGCGAGTACCCCATCGACGCGATCCGCTACGCCATGCTGCGCGAGGCCACCCTCAGCGCCGACAGCCCCTTCGGCGAGGGCATCCTGGTCAGCCGCCTGAACAGCGACCTCGCCAACGACCTCGGCAACCTGCTGTCCCGCACCGTCAGCATGATCCAGAAGTACCGCGGCGGCGCCATTCCTGCCGCCGGCGAGAAGACCGACCGCGACCGCGAGGTTGAGGCGGCCGCCGTGGCCCTGCCGGCCCAGGTGCTGAAACTCGTGGACGACCTGAAGGTCAACATGGCCATCGAGGCCGCCATGAACTTCGTGCGGGACCTCAACCGCTACATCGCCGAGAGCGCCCCCTGGAACCTCGCCAAGAGTGACGAGACGCAGGCGCGCCTGGACACCGTGCTGTACACCGCCGCCGAGGGCCTGCGCGTCGCCAGCGTCGCGCTGGAAGCCGTGATTCCCGGCAAGGCCCGCGAACTGCGCGCGCAGCTCGGCCTGGGCGGCGCCACCTACACCCTCACCGGCGCCTGGGGCCTCACGCCTGCCGGCACGCAGGTCCAGGGCGGCGCGATCCTCTTCCCGAAACCCGAGCCCAAGGCCGCGCCGGACCCCGTCAGCCCCGCCCCGCCCCAGCCGAAGAAAGAGAAGGTCAAAGTGAACGACGCCCCCACCCCCGCCGCCCCGCCTGCCGCCCCCGCCCCGGACGCCCAGCCCCAGGACGACCTGATCAGCATCGACGACTTCGCCCGCATCGATCTGCGCATCGCCGAGGTCGTGGCCTGCGAGGCCGTGGAGAAGGCCGACAAGCTCCTGAAACTCACCGTGAAACTCGGTGAGGAGACCCGTACGGTCGTCAGCGGCATCCGCAAGTGGTTCGAACCCGAGCAGCTCGTCGGGCGCAAGGTGGTGCTGGTCGCCAACCTGAAACCCGCCAAACTGCGCGGCATCCAGTCCCAGGGCATGATCCTGGCCGCCGAGGACGAGCACGGCAACCTGGACCTGGTGGGCACCGGGCTGGACCTGCCCAGCGGCACCAAAGTCCGCTGA
- the rapZ gene encoding RNase adapter RapZ, which produces MPFVVVSGLSGSGKSTVLRALEDAGFFITDNLPPELWGTLHDLAQARGLTRVAVSTDARTREFLGALSDSYARLARRREDLRVLFLEATDDVLLKRYNLTRREHPLGDTLMVDFARERDLLAPLRAMADTVIDTTSLSAKELGDRVLRLFRLEHDFHLRLLSFGFKHAPPRDVDLVLDVRSLPNPHYEPDLRDRTGLEQDVARYVFQDQAGEDFYAGLRDFVRLSAERARASGRHGYTVAVGCTGGQHRSVAVATRLAGDLRDLNVDVTEHRDMPLVPRASADLPRPAEAPASEPTHLDARKAAAQKAQAGAKGPKVGDRG; this is translated from the coding sequence ATGCCGTTCGTGGTCGTGTCAGGACTGTCAGGAAGTGGGAAGAGCACCGTGCTCCGCGCGCTGGAGGACGCCGGGTTCTTCATCACGGACAACCTGCCGCCCGAACTGTGGGGCACCCTGCACGACCTCGCCCAGGCCCGCGGCCTGACCCGCGTGGCCGTCAGCACCGACGCCCGCACCCGGGAATTCCTGGGCGCGCTCAGTGACAGCTACGCCCGCCTGGCCCGCCGCCGCGAGGATCTGCGCGTGCTGTTCCTGGAGGCCACCGACGACGTGCTCCTCAAGCGTTACAACCTCACCCGCCGGGAACACCCCCTGGGCGACACGCTGATGGTGGACTTCGCGCGGGAACGCGACCTGCTCGCCCCGCTGCGCGCCATGGCCGACACCGTGATCGACACCACCAGCCTCAGCGCCAAGGAACTCGGCGACCGCGTCCTGCGCCTCTTCCGCCTGGAACACGACTTCCACCTGCGCCTGCTGTCCTTCGGGTTCAAGCACGCCCCACCCCGCGACGTGGACCTCGTGCTGGACGTGCGCTCCCTGCCCAACCCGCACTACGAGCCGGACCTGCGCGACCGCACCGGCCTGGAACAGGACGTGGCCCGCTACGTCTTCCAGGATCAGGCAGGCGAGGACTTCTACGCCGGCCTGCGGGACTTCGTGCGTCTCTCCGCCGAACGGGCCCGCGCCAGCGGCCGCCACGGGTACACCGTCGCCGTCGGCTGCACCGGCGGGCAGCACCGCAGCGTGGCCGTCGCCACCCGCCTCGCCGGGGACCTGCGTGACCTGAACGTGGACGTCACCGAGCACCGCGACATGCCCCTGGTCCCCCGCGCCAGCGCCGACCTGCCCCGGCCCGCCGAGGCACCCGCCTCCGAGCCGACGCACCTGGACGCCCGCAAGGCCGCCGCGCAGAAAGCCCAGGCAGGCGCCAAAGGCCCGAAAGTCGGTGACCGCGGGTGA
- a CDS encoding uridine diphosphate-N-acetylglucosamine-binding protein YvcK, giving the protein MPPRPAERPGSLRRWLAPGIGVKRWLTLFILCTALGAVGFLHFTWTGPLHPLATRWILTLNSLMDPGVLPLHAIGITVTALALLGALWSVVMLNRQLLSSTGTAPARAMDLLYEQRTLTRGPKVVALGGGTGLSRLLTGLRDSTQNTTAIVAISDDGGSSGRLRRSLDMIAPGDLTDCYAALSDSPVMARLMLHRFERGDGIQGHTFGNLMLATLSEEEGGLGEAMQDIHEVLRIRGRVYPATARPATLCARLSDGRTIQGESQFATLVGDAHIEQVSLDPPDLPALDAALDAIRDADVIVLGPGSLYTSIIPALLVPAITEALCAASAPIVYVASLMTEPGETTGLTLEDHVDAITRHLGRTPEHVLVNSTVPSPDVMDRYHAEGAEFLTLNGASRALRGRVHTLPLIHPDLARHDPAALVQAILGLIPRRLLPVDVG; this is encoded by the coding sequence GTGCCCCCGCGCCCTGCGGAACGGCCCGGGTCGCTGCGGCGCTGGCTGGCCCCCGGCATCGGCGTGAAGCGCTGGCTGACCCTGTTCATCCTGTGCACCGCGCTGGGCGCCGTGGGCTTCCTGCACTTCACCTGGACCGGACCGCTGCACCCCCTCGCCACCCGCTGGATCCTGACCCTGAACAGCCTGATGGACCCCGGGGTGCTGCCCCTGCACGCCATCGGCATCACCGTGACCGCCCTGGCGCTGCTGGGCGCGCTGTGGAGCGTCGTGATGCTCAACCGCCAGCTGCTCAGCAGCACCGGCACCGCGCCCGCCCGCGCCATGGACCTGCTGTACGAACAGCGCACCCTCACCCGCGGCCCCAAAGTCGTGGCGCTGGGCGGCGGCACCGGCCTGTCCCGCCTGCTCACCGGCCTGCGCGACAGCACGCAGAACACCACCGCCATCGTCGCCATCTCCGACGACGGCGGCAGCAGCGGCCGCCTGCGCCGCTCGCTGGACATGATCGCCCCCGGCGACCTCACCGACTGCTACGCCGCGCTCAGTGACAGCCCCGTTATGGCCCGGCTCATGCTGCACCGCTTCGAACGCGGCGACGGCATCCAGGGCCACACCTTCGGGAACCTCATGCTCGCCACCCTCAGCGAGGAGGAGGGCGGCCTGGGCGAGGCCATGCAGGACATTCACGAGGTGCTGCGCATCCGCGGGCGCGTGTACCCCGCCACCGCCCGGCCCGCCACTCTCTGCGCCCGCCTCAGCGACGGCCGCACCATCCAGGGCGAAAGCCAGTTCGCCACCCTGGTCGGCGACGCCCACATCGAACAGGTGAGCCTCGACCCGCCCGACCTGCCCGCCCTGGACGCTGCCCTGGACGCCATCCGCGACGCGGACGTGATCGTGCTCGGGCCGGGCAGCCTCTACACCAGCATCATCCCGGCCCTGCTGGTCCCCGCCATCACCGAGGCCCTGTGCGCCGCCAGCGCGCCCATCGTGTACGTCGCCAGCCTGATGACCGAACCCGGCGAAACCACCGGCCTCACCCTGGAAGACCACGTGGACGCCATCACCCGCCACCTGGGCCGCACGCCCGAACACGTCCTCGTGAACAGCACCGTGCCCAGCCCGGACGTCATGGACCGCTACCACGCCGAGGGCGCCGAGTTCCTCACCCTGAACGGCGCGAGCCGCGCCCTGCGGGGCCGCGTGCACACCCTTCCCCTGATTCACCCGGACCTCGCGCGGCACGACCCGGCCGCGCTGGTCCAGGCGATCCTGGGCCTGATTCCGCGCCGCCTGCTGCCTGTCGACGTCGGCTGA
- a CDS encoding DUF4129 domain-containing protein, with protein MTRPAPPPRPADRVGSRRYALALLPLALLGLLPAWIVVLLCGLYALGVRNPSWEQARLLGSLLIVGAVPLLALRSADFSDAGGIALIVGLYVITSLAVALLHWSAHELGEGKTRGLWPVLALGLIAPQPGLLLALAGGQLARPGLDGRRGENTPWSPRVWTGLLAAGAAVLTLAFVLPRAPLNPAGLFTQQAATTTQGGMPAAPAPAQPDPAAGDPELTDGERPIEFRVNGADARLPIELGGSLFMLAFILGMIALWRGKTLRRRGQRPGAAELVMAAGLLLTAVLWFAVAVYLGATTGHGSATGPPRTLPEVFQKATDTFLSARAGRQLDVTPVAVTLAWLLVAVTLLLVLALVAYLLFVRAEREEAARRATETGTAPAPAPASPPAPRHRVRLAYAQAEGLLAGTGRSREPTESPAAFAERLSALDPHLGPALDVLTRAYLPVRYGGHLTDEDADAAEAAVQDLRRLLPTLPARVLTPSEPADRRSPSIPPEATP; from the coding sequence GTGACCCGCCCCGCCCCCCCGCCCCGCCCGGCCGACCGGGTCGGGTCGCGCCGCTACGCGCTGGCCCTGCTGCCCCTGGCCCTGCTGGGCCTGCTGCCCGCCTGGATCGTGGTCCTGCTGTGCGGCCTGTACGCCCTGGGCGTCCGGAACCCCAGTTGGGAGCAGGCGCGGCTGCTGGGCAGCCTGCTGATCGTGGGGGCCGTACCACTCCTGGCGCTGCGCTCGGCCGACTTTTCCGACGCTGGCGGCATCGCCCTGATCGTGGGTCTCTACGTGATCACGTCTCTGGCGGTGGCCCTCTTGCACTGGTCGGCACACGAACTCGGTGAGGGCAAGACCCGCGGCCTGTGGCCGGTCCTCGCCCTGGGCCTGATCGCGCCGCAGCCCGGCCTGCTGCTCGCCCTGGCTGGGGGGCAGCTGGCCCGTCCGGGCCTGGACGGCCGCCGTGGGGAGAACACCCCCTGGTCCCCGCGCGTCTGGACCGGCCTGCTGGCCGCCGGGGCCGCCGTGCTCACCCTGGCCTTCGTGCTGCCGCGCGCGCCACTGAACCCGGCGGGCCTGTTCACCCAGCAGGCTGCCACGACAACCCAGGGGGGCATGCCTGCCGCGCCCGCCCCGGCCCAGCCGGACCCGGCCGCGGGCGACCCGGAACTGACGGACGGTGAGCGGCCCATCGAATTCCGGGTGAACGGCGCGGACGCCCGCCTGCCCATCGAACTGGGCGGGTCCCTGTTCATGCTCGCGTTCATCCTGGGCATGATCGCCCTGTGGCGCGGCAAAACCCTGCGGCGCCGGGGCCAGCGGCCCGGGGCGGCCGAGCTGGTCATGGCGGCCGGACTTCTGCTCACCGCGGTGCTCTGGTTCGCGGTGGCGGTATATCTGGGCGCGACCACAGGCCATGGAAGCGCCACCGGGCCGCCCAGGACCCTTCCCGAAGTCTTCCAGAAGGCCACCGACACCTTCCTCTCCGCCCGGGCGGGCCGCCAGCTGGACGTCACGCCCGTCGCCGTGACGCTGGCGTGGCTGCTGGTGGCCGTGACCCTGCTGCTCGTGCTGGCACTCGTTGCCTACCTGCTGTTCGTCCGCGCGGAAAGGGAAGAGGCGGCCCGCCGGGCGACCGAGACCGGGACCGCGCCCGCTCCGGCGCCGGCCAGCCCGCCTGCCCCCCGCCACCGCGTCCGGCTGGCCTACGCCCAGGCCGAGGGCCTCCTGGCCGGCACCGGCCGGTCCCGCGAACCCACCGAGTCCCCCGCGGCGTTCGCCGAGCGGCTCTCGGCCCTGGACCCCCACCTCGGCCCGGCGCTGGACGTGCTGACCCGCGCGTATCTGCCGGTCCGGTACGGCGGTCACCTCACCGACGAGGACGCTGACGCCGCCGAGGCAGCCGTGCAGGACCTCCGTCGGCTGCTGCCCACCCTGCCCGCCCGGGTCCTGACCCCCTCGGAGCCGGCTGACCGCCGCTCTCCCTCCATTCCCCCTGAGGCCACCCCATGA
- a CDS encoding AAA family ATPase codes for MTYTELTAPFTSAPVLPARVLENVARVLVGKEGVTRLALAGVLACGHILLEDAPGTGKTMLARALARSLGLDFKRVQFTPDLLPGDVTGVSVYRPATGIFEFVPGPIFTGVLLADEINRATPKTQSALLEAMGEGQVTESGVTHLLPPPFVVIATQNPVEHEGTYRLPEAQLDRFLLRLSVGYPTLDEEVRLLDRLQTVHPIHALESVVTPADLLDAQRQVRDVHVSADLRRYIAALVARTRQHPMVALGGGPRASLALQGVAQALAFQAGRSFVLPDDVQEAAPGVLAHRLSLRIEARLQGQGDAQVVEEVLAAEPVPVEQAAGPRP; via the coding sequence ATGACCTACACCGAACTGACCGCCCCGTTCACCTCCGCCCCTGTCCTGCCGGCCCGCGTGCTGGAGAATGTCGCCCGCGTGCTGGTCGGGAAGGAGGGCGTGACTCGCCTCGCGCTGGCCGGCGTGCTGGCTTGCGGGCACATCCTGCTGGAGGACGCCCCGGGCACCGGGAAGACCATGCTGGCCCGCGCGCTGGCCCGTAGCCTGGGCCTGGACTTCAAGCGCGTGCAGTTCACCCCGGACCTGCTGCCCGGTGACGTGACCGGCGTGAGCGTGTACCGCCCGGCGACCGGCATCTTCGAATTCGTGCCCGGCCCGATCTTCACCGGGGTGCTGCTGGCCGACGAGATCAACCGCGCCACCCCGAAGACGCAGTCGGCGCTCCTGGAGGCGATGGGGGAGGGGCAGGTCACGGAGTCCGGCGTGACGCACCTTCTGCCGCCGCCCTTCGTGGTGATCGCCACGCAGAACCCCGTGGAGCACGAGGGCACCTACCGCCTGCCGGAAGCGCAGCTGGACCGTTTCCTGCTGCGCCTGTCGGTGGGCTACCCCACGCTGGACGAGGAGGTGCGGCTGCTGGACCGCCTGCAAACTGTGCATCCCATTCACGCGCTGGAGAGCGTGGTCACCCCGGCCGACCTGCTGGACGCGCAGCGGCAGGTGCGGGACGTGCACGTGTCCGCGGACCTGCGCCGGTACATTGCGGCCCTGGTCGCCCGGACCCGCCAGCACCCGATGGTCGCGCTGGGCGGCGGGCCGCGCGCCAGCCTGGCGCTTCAGGGGGTCGCGCAGGCGCTGGCCTTCCAGGCGGGCCGCTCGTTCGTGCTGCCGGACGACGTGCAGGAAGCCGCGCCGGGCGTGCTCGCGCACCGCCTGAGCCTGCGGATCGAGGCGCGGCTTCAGGGCCAGGGGGACGCGCAGGTCGTGGAGGAGGTCCTGGCGGCCGAACCGGTGCCGGTCGAGCAGGCGGCCGGCCCGCGCCCATGA
- a CDS encoding DUF58 domain-containing protein, protein MSWAASALLWLGVLALLVGAVWAAYRRPPRVMLDRSVPPNGFQGARLPLRVHVTLRSVLPVRYVLEDPPPRSVVADQAVTFAGAAVGQGEFMHETAVLLNRRGEYDWPDATLHWADPFGLFWRSVRLPVRTHLTVFPGSHGLILPDLLRPLLSEGTPTRRMGLDDPISLRGAREYQPGDPPGRVHWRLSARTGTLTVRELERMAASSVTVYVDTTHGSDVYVDSAARLASSLLRTAAEAGLPVSAASNAGITPSGTAADAQHAALAHLGGLTPRDEPPVIPPTRGGGNLIILTHRPTPDLIRQAMLARATASRVSIVAIPEGFYLEPGENPRRQHVGLPDSIRELERQASALAGTGVLVFILRGNQSVLQLGAA, encoded by the coding sequence ATGAGCTGGGCTGCCTCCGCGCTGCTGTGGCTGGGCGTGCTGGCCCTGCTGGTGGGCGCGGTGTGGGCCGCGTACCGCCGGCCACCCCGCGTCATGCTGGACCGGAGCGTGCCGCCCAACGGCTTCCAGGGCGCTCGCCTGCCACTGCGTGTGCACGTCACGCTGCGCAGCGTCCTGCCGGTGCGGTACGTGCTGGAGGACCCGCCGCCGCGCAGTGTGGTCGCCGATCAGGCCGTGACGTTCGCCGGCGCGGCCGTGGGGCAGGGCGAGTTCATGCACGAGACGGCCGTGCTCCTGAACCGCCGCGGCGAGTACGACTGGCCGGACGCGACGCTGCACTGGGCCGATCCGTTCGGGCTGTTCTGGCGCAGCGTGCGTCTGCCGGTCCGCACGCACCTGACCGTGTTCCCCGGCTCGCACGGCCTGATCCTGCCGGACCTGCTGCGCCCCCTGCTGTCCGAGGGCACGCCCACCCGCCGCATGGGCCTGGACGACCCGATCAGCCTGCGCGGCGCCCGCGAGTACCAGCCCGGGGACCCGCCGGGCCGCGTGCACTGGCGCCTGAGCGCCCGCACCGGCACCCTGACGGTGCGGGAACTGGAGCGCATGGCGGCCAGCAGCGTGACCGTGTACGTGGACACCACCCACGGCAGCGACGTGTACGTGGACAGCGCCGCGCGGCTGGCGTCCAGCCTGCTGCGCACGGCTGCCGAGGCGGGCCTGCCGGTCAGTGCGGCCTCCAACGCCGGGATCACGCCCTCCGGCACGGCCGCAGACGCGCAGCACGCGGCCCTGGCGCACCTGGGCGGCCTGACTCCCAGGGACGAGCCGCCTGTGATTCCGCCCACGCGCGGCGGGGGGAACCTGATCATCCTCACGCACCGGCCCACGCCGGACCTGATCCGCCAGGCGATGCTGGCCCGCGCGACCGCCAGCCGCGTGAGCATCGTGGCGATCCCCGAGGGATTCTACCTGGAGCCCGGCGAGAACCCCCGCCGGCAGCACGTGGGCCTGCCCGACAGCATCCGCGAACTGGAACGGCAGGCGTCCGCGCTGGCGGGAACGGGCGTGCTGGTGTTCATCCTGCGCGGCAACCAGAGCGTGCTTCAGCTCGGCGCGGCGTAA
- a CDS encoding ArsC/Spx/MgsR family protein, which translates to MSAPSVQVQVFGVKKSAATRAAERFFKERKVKIHFVDLKERPIARGELARFVQKFGVNALLDTGGKAYEQSNLAYLRTTEEGVIARMIETPELLVLPLVRSGKYLSVGEDPDGWKAMLEG; encoded by the coding sequence ATGAGTGCCCCCAGCGTGCAGGTTCAGGTGTTCGGCGTGAAGAAAAGTGCGGCCACGCGCGCCGCCGAGCGCTTCTTCAAGGAACGCAAGGTGAAGATTCACTTCGTGGACCTCAAGGAGCGGCCCATCGCAAGGGGGGAACTGGCGCGCTTCGTGCAGAAGTTCGGCGTGAATGCCCTGCTGGACACCGGCGGGAAGGCGTACGAGCAGAGCAACCTCGCGTACCTGCGCACCACCGAGGAGGGCGTGATCGCCCGGATGATCGAGACGCCGGAACTGCTGGTGCTGCCGCTGGTGCGCAGCGGCAAGTACCTGAGCGTGGGCGAGGACCCGGACGGCTGGAAGGCCATGCTCGAAGGCTGA